In Lacrimispora indolis DSM 755, a genomic segment contains:
- a CDS encoding MmcQ/YjbR family DNA-binding protein: MKTRAELITYCLGYPEVYEDYPFHDHQWTVIRHKKNRKVFAWIYERNGLVCINLKCDPEWVEFWRNAFSGVLPGYHLNKKYWNTILMDGSVPEKEIKRMIGESYDLTT; encoded by the coding sequence ATGAAAACCAGGGCAGAATTAATTACTTATTGCTTAGGCTATCCTGAGGTTTACGAAGATTACCCTTTTCATGACCACCAGTGGACCGTTATCCGGCACAAAAAAAACAGAAAGGTATTTGCCTGGATCTATGAACGGAATGGACTGGTCTGCATTAATTTAAAATGTGATCCGGAGTGGGTGGAATTTTGGAGAAATGCATTTTCCGGCGTGCTTCCGGGGTATCATCTGAATAAAAAATACTGGAATACCATCCTCATGGACGGATCCGTACCAGAGAAGGAGATCAAGCGGATGATAGGGGAAAGTTATGATTTAACCACATAA
- a CDS encoding Uma2 family endonuclease gives MPLSQQRLTTIEEYEALPHDIRAEIFDGQIQYMASPSQIHQEISRELLYTLTDYIKQKKGTCKTYSAPFDVKLNDNPLTIVQPDIIIVCDRDKLDGKRYNGAPDFIIEIVSPGNPSDDYIKKLYYYKNYGVREYWIVDPGRRIVTVNYFEGNSISVQYPFEAVIKVNIYENLYIDFKGIDQLINE, from the coding sequence ATGCCATTATCGCAACAGCGTCTGACTACTATAGAGGAATATGAGGCTCTGCCCCATGATATCAGAGCAGAGATTTTTGATGGGCAAATTCAATACATGGCCAGTCCTTCACAGATACACCAGGAGATATCAAGAGAACTTCTATATACCCTGACGGATTATATCAAACAAAAAAAGGGGACTTGTAAGACATATTCCGCTCCATTTGATGTAAAACTGAATGATAACCCTCTTACAATTGTGCAGCCTGATATTATCATTGTCTGCGATAGGGATAAACTGGATGGAAAGCGATACAACGGCGCACCCGATTTTATTATAGAAATCGTATCCCCTGGAAATCCTTCTGATGATTATATTAAAAAGTTGTATTACTATAAAAATTATGGAGTCCGTGAATATTGGATTGTAGATCCTGGTCGCCGTATTGTGACTGTTAATTACTTTGAGGGTAACAGCATCTCAGTTCAATATCCATTTGAGGCTGTTATAAAAGTGAATATTTATGAAAATCTGTATATTGATTTCAAGGGGATTGATCAGCTGATAAACGAATAA
- a CDS encoding flagellin, which translates to MRIQHNITALNAHRQLGNNNNSVSKNLEKLSSGFRINRAGDDAAGLAISEKMRAQITGLDTAQKNANDGISLVQTAEGALTEVHSMLNRMVELADQSANGTYQNEVDRENLQKEVNSLRSEINRISESTNFNGINLLDGSINASKGAIEVGTITSTTVNEAKAPAIGTFAPTTNVDGKLNPAEDETKYSAKFYVGDITNNNAAGKDIVLSYKDNTGATQTVTMTVAAGADFNTADIATALAGGVDSQGTDANGKFEDLYDVTVDGNIVTITAKAHGTTFDAASHVDGSKLGIEAAGFDATAFDAADRNASIDKMKEKYDGTTESPIGYGTAAGEATSYVAAKDPSYQVASKKLTIDSTSTGSSLHNGAITVGSKMYVIQNGTEALKGLEGKTEGTDYEVVKVDATDSANDVASKLAAKISADEPDNGKYVASAAANVLTISESTNKAQEVLTANDPALAGKASAVASDPGLIITAGTTTGAGTLATFDANKMVNGTSVTVGDKTYTFVTSDSDTVAKGAEKILYKDTDKSEDLAKLLADKLTADGKTGVAADGISVKVTGSTNVLANATTQGAGLTLQIGDTSDSFNKLSVQIGSTSAKALGIDAIDIETQSGAASAVAVIKKAINSVSSTRGDLGAIQNRLEHTINNLSVTSENMTAAESRIRDVDMAKEMMTYTKNNILVQASQAMLAQANQLPQGVLQLLR; encoded by the coding sequence ATGAGAATTCAACACAATATTACGGCTTTAAACGCACACAGACAATTGGGAAATAATAATAACTCAGTAAGCAAAAACCTTGAGAAATTATCATCTGGTTTTAGAATCAATCGCGCAGGCGACGATGCAGCCGGTCTTGCTATTTCTGAGAAGATGAGAGCACAGATTACTGGTCTTGATACCGCTCAGAAGAATGCCAATGATGGAATTTCTTTGGTTCAAACGGCAGAAGGCGCTTTGACAGAGGTTCATTCCATGCTAAACCGTATGGTAGAACTTGCTGATCAGTCTGCGAACGGTACTTATCAGAATGAAGTTGACCGCGAAAATCTACAGAAAGAAGTAAACTCTTTAAGAAGTGAGATCAACCGTATTTCTGAGAGCACAAACTTCAATGGAATTAACCTGCTGGATGGCAGCATAAATGCATCAAAAGGAGCAATTGAGGTTGGTACTATTACTTCTACTACTGTAAATGAAGCCAAGGCCCCAGCCATCGGAACATTTGCCCCAACTACAAATGTAGATGGTAAGCTGAATCCGGCAGAGGATGAAACAAAATATTCTGCTAAATTCTATGTTGGAGATATCACGAATAATAACGCTGCCGGCAAAGATATTGTTCTCTCCTACAAAGACAATACAGGGGCCACTCAGACTGTTACAATGACTGTTGCTGCAGGTGCAGATTTTAATACAGCAGATATTGCAACGGCTTTAGCAGGTGGAGTTGACTCTCAAGGCACTGATGCAAATGGTAAGTTTGAAGATCTCTACGATGTAACTGTTGATGGTAATATTGTAACCATTACTGCTAAGGCTCATGGTACAACATTTGATGCAGCTTCACATGTTGATGGCAGCAAACTGGGAATCGAAGCCGCAGGCTTTGATGCAACAGCATTTGATGCTGCTGACAGGAACGCTTCCATAGATAAAATGAAAGAAAAGTATGATGGAACAACTGAAAGTCCCATTGGATATGGAACGGCAGCAGGTGAGGCAACAAGTTATGTGGCAGCAAAAGATCCATCTTATCAGGTAGCCAGCAAAAAGCTTACAATTGATTCAACATCTACCGGATCATCTCTCCATAACGGTGCTATCACTGTTGGAAGTAAGATGTATGTGATTCAAAATGGTACCGAAGCATTAAAGGGCTTGGAAGGAAAGACAGAAGGAACAGATTATGAAGTTGTAAAGGTAGACGCAACAGATTCTGCTAATGATGTAGCGAGTAAGCTTGCAGCAAAAATCAGTGCTGATGAACCTGATAATGGCAAATATGTGGCTTCTGCCGCTGCAAATGTCCTTACAATCAGCGAGTCCACCAATAAAGCCCAGGAGGTGCTCACTGCTAATGATCCTGCTTTAGCAGGAAAAGCTTCAGCAGTTGCTTCTGACCCGGGACTTATAATAACAGCAGGGACAACAACAGGGGCCGGTACATTGGCAACCTTTGATGCTAATAAGATGGTAAACGGAACAAGTGTTACCGTTGGGGATAAGACCTATACATTTGTAACCAGTGATTCCGATACTGTCGCAAAAGGCGCAGAAAAAATTCTTTATAAGGATACAGATAAGAGTGAGGATTTGGCAAAGTTATTAGCAGATAAGCTGACTGCAGATGGCAAAACAGGGGTTGCTGCAGATGGCATTTCTGTTAAGGTAACAGGTTCCACCAATGTACTTGCCAATGCAACGACACAGGGGGCAGGACTTACCCTTCAGATTGGTGATACCTCTGATTCGTTCAACAAGCTTTCTGTACAGATTGGTTCTACCAGTGCAAAAGCCTTGGGAATTGATGCAATCGATATTGAAACACAGTCAGGGGCAGCTTCAGCAGTTGCAGTAATTAAAAAGGCTATTAACTCCGTATCTTCAACCCGCGGTGACCTCGGTGCTATCCAGAACCGCCTGGAGCACACCATTAATAACTTAAGCGTAACCAGCGAGAACATGACAGCAGCAGAAAGCCGCATTCGTGATGTTGATATGGCAAAAGAGATGATGACTTATACAAAGAATAACATTCTTGTTCAGGCATCCCAGGCAATGCTTGCTCAGGCAAACCAGCTTCCTCAGGGCGTATTACAGTTATTACGGTAA
- a CDS encoding extracellular solute-binding protein, protein MKKKKIAALGLTAAILLSSLAGCGSSTAIGGNGPNTADGPQSQGNSGEAAKESVRLSFSSPDNNFGISTDADLQKAVTKMLEERVGVSLTTIIPPVANYSEKVETMISSGDVPDVVSLSQVMTKLPNYVSRGKLMNLDQYIAGSEKLSAIPADNYDILKINGSIYHVPYNQPRVKVLFMRKDIMEEHDIQLSHTPTTEEFVTELSKLKGTGIIPFSFPKWIDNFQYFMNSYGAYAGIYKNEEGMYVDGFQEPEMVKALEYLCRLYKEGIIDQEFITTENATMREYVYTKKAASAIDYVMNYTNYLSQSEAAGKYSDVFPIYAVIGPDGDGGGLNEAIQTAFAVSADCKNPEEAIKLIEALVCDAEVYSAFFNLGIEGQHYTLDENNMAVATEKAANSGYTPKYTYLIESFIDDFSSLKVVPPAGIEASLSTQNEMTALAQQYKGPKHVVPSGISDTHDQVASSITSAWQEAVSQIVLGTVTVEEGMENYRNFWNSVDGDTILKELNGQ, encoded by the coding sequence ATGAAGAAGAAAAAAATTGCAGCATTGGGGCTTACTGCAGCAATCCTGCTATCGTCGCTTGCCGGTTGCGGCAGCAGCACAGCCATAGGGGGGAATGGTCCGAATACAGCGGACGGGCCCCAGTCTCAAGGAAATTCGGGTGAGGCAGCAAAGGAATCGGTCAGACTTAGCTTCAGTTCTCCTGATAATAACTTCGGTATCAGTACAGATGCTGATCTGCAAAAAGCAGTTACGAAAATGCTGGAGGAGAGAGTGGGTGTTTCTCTTACAACCATTATCCCCCCAGTAGCAAACTACAGTGAAAAGGTAGAGACTATGATTTCCAGCGGCGATGTGCCGGATGTGGTATCCTTGTCACAGGTTATGACCAAGCTGCCTAACTATGTGTCCAGAGGGAAACTGATGAATCTGGATCAATACATTGCCGGTTCTGAAAAATTATCAGCAATTCCGGCTGATAATTACGATATTCTGAAAATAAATGGTTCCATTTATCATGTACCATATAATCAGCCCAGAGTAAAGGTTCTGTTTATGCGTAAGGATATTATGGAAGAGCATGATATTCAGCTTTCTCATACTCCAACCACGGAAGAGTTTGTTACAGAACTCAGCAAGCTGAAGGGAACCGGGATCATTCCATTTAGTTTTCCGAAATGGATCGATAATTTCCAGTACTTTATGAATTCTTATGGAGCCTATGCAGGCATTTATAAAAATGAAGAAGGTATGTATGTAGATGGTTTCCAGGAACCGGAAATGGTAAAAGCTCTGGAATATCTGTGCCGGCTCTACAAGGAAGGGATCATTGACCAGGAATTTATTACTACGGAAAATGCCACAATGCGGGAATATGTATACACAAAAAAAGCGGCCAGCGCAATTGACTATGTAATGAATTATACCAACTATCTGTCACAATCAGAGGCTGCCGGTAAGTACTCAGATGTATTTCCGATTTATGCGGTAATCGGACCAGATGGAGACGGCGGTGGACTGAATGAGGCCATTCAGACAGCGTTTGCAGTTTCTGCTGACTGTAAGAATCCGGAAGAGGCAATCAAACTGATCGAAGCTCTGGTTTGCGATGCGGAGGTATACTCTGCGTTCTTTAATCTGGGAATCGAAGGTCAGCATTACACTTTAGATGAAAATAATATGGCAGTAGCGACAGAAAAGGCCGCCAATTCCGGCTATACACCAAAATATACTTATCTGATTGAATCATTCATTGATGATTTCAGCAGCTTAAAGGTAGTGCCGCCGGCAGGGATTGAAGCGTCTCTGAGTACCCAGAATGAGATGACAGCTCTGGCTCAGCAGTATAAAGGTCCCAAACACGTAGTTCCTTCTGGTATTTCTGATACTCATGACCAGGTAGCTTCTTCCATTACAAGTGCCTGGCAGGAAGCAGTATCACAGATAGTTCTTGGGACTGTGACAGTAGAGGAAGGAATGGAAAATTACAGAAACTTCTGGAACAGTGTTGATGGGGACACCATTTTAAAGGAATTGAATGGCCAGTAA
- a CDS encoding zinc ribbon domain-containing protein: MFFICGMSQGKKLLDYTKTVICGLCGGYGRYQVFMTYSYFSIFFIPIIKWDRHYYVQMSCCNTIYELDPEKGKRLSRRESVEISEQDLTLVQSGHRTSDWNRKQCSHCGYETTEDFEYCPKCGQRF, translated from the coding sequence ATGTTTTTCATATGCGGCATGAGCCAGGGAAAGAAACTATTGGATTACACCAAAACAGTAATATGCGGTCTGTGCGGAGGCTACGGCAGGTACCAGGTATTTATGACCTACAGCTATTTCAGCATTTTTTTCATTCCCATTATAAAATGGGACCGGCATTACTACGTACAAATGTCCTGCTGTAATACCATTTACGAGTTGGACCCGGAAAAAGGGAAAAGACTGAGCCGCAGGGAGTCCGTGGAAATCAGTGAGCAGGATTTGACTCTGGTGCAGTCTGGCCACAGGACCTCAGACTGGAACCGGAAGCAATGTTCCCACTGCGGATACGAAACAACAGAAGATTTTGAATACTGCCCCAAATGCGGACAGCGGTTTTAA
- a CDS encoding Gfo/Idh/MocA family protein, protein MMKKRYVQVGTGGRARFFYEAIVSTYKETSEMAAFCDVSQTRMDYANKIISERHGADRVPTYHYTEFDRMLDEIRPDAVIVTSVDRTHHDYIIRAMEKGYNVISEKPMTIDEDKAQAIIDTQKKTKKELRVTFNYRYAPHNTKIRELIRDGVIGDVFSVHFEWLLNTQHGADYFRRWHRNKYNSGGLLVHKSTHHFDLVNFWIDSKPKTVFAFGELNFYGMKNAEKRGETNFYYRCHGSDAAKGDPFAIDLESNEDLRELYLKAETDSGYIRDRSVFADDISIEDTMGVTVKYKNGAILTYSLNAYMPWEGFQVVFNGSKGRIEMKAVEKSYINAGGDKADEGALTGKSLMVYPMFGKPYEVEVAEGAGGHGGGDPVLLNDIFGNPEPDPFHRAASHIDGAMSILTGVAANKSIASGLPVEIDSLVKF, encoded by the coding sequence ATGATGAAAAAGCGATATGTTCAGGTAGGAACCGGAGGAAGAGCAAGATTTTTTTATGAAGCTATTGTATCTACATACAAAGAAACCAGTGAGATGGCGGCGTTTTGTGATGTCTCTCAAACCAGAATGGACTATGCAAATAAGATTATTTCTGAGCGGCATGGGGCGGACCGGGTTCCGACCTATCACTATACGGAATTTGACCGGATGCTTGATGAGATCAGACCGGATGCAGTTATTGTGACCAGTGTGGACCGGACACACCATGATTACATTATCCGGGCAATGGAAAAAGGTTACAATGTAATTTCTGAAAAGCCAATGACAATTGATGAGGATAAGGCACAGGCAATCATAGATACCCAGAAAAAAACAAAAAAGGAACTGCGGGTCACCTTTAATTACCGCTATGCCCCGCACAATACTAAGATCAGGGAGCTGATCCGTGACGGAGTGATCGGTGACGTATTTTCAGTACACTTTGAATGGCTTTTGAATACCCAGCATGGAGCCGACTATTTCCGCAGATGGCATCGTAACAAATACAACAGCGGCGGTCTCCTGGTTCATAAATCAACGCATCATTTTGATCTGGTTAATTTCTGGATTGACAGCAAGCCTAAAACTGTATTTGCATTTGGTGAGCTGAATTTCTACGGTATGAAAAATGCCGAGAAAAGAGGGGAAACTAATTTTTATTACCGCTGTCATGGAAGTGATGCTGCAAAAGGCGATCCCTTTGCGATCGATCTGGAAAGCAATGAGGATCTGCGGGAACTTTATCTGAAAGCGGAAACAGACAGCGGGTATATTCGTGACCGCAGTGTCTTTGCTGACGACATCTCCATTGAAGATACCATGGGCGTAACGGTAAAATATAAAAACGGAGCGATTCTCACCTATTCCCTCAATGCTTACATGCCTTGGGAGGGCTTTCAAGTGGTCTTTAATGGCAGCAAAGGCCGGATTGAAATGAAAGCAGTGGAAAAGTCTTATATCAATGCAGGTGGAGACAAAGCAGACGAAGGGGCATTGACCGGAAAGTCATTGATGGTTTATCCGATGTTCGGAAAGCCTTACGAAGTGGAAGTGGCAGAAGGTGCCGGTGGTCATGGAGGCGGTGATCCGGTCCTGCTGAATGATATATTCGGCAACCCTGAGCCAGATCCATTCCATCGGGCCGCATCTCATATTGACGGAGCAATGTCAATATTAACCGGAGTGGCGGCAAATAAATCAATTGCTTCCGGATTGCCGGTGGAGATCGATAGTCTGGTAAAATTCTAA
- a CDS encoding response regulator transcription factor, with the protein MYKLIVADDERSVLDGIADTIPWEEYGICVAAKAEDGEQMVKAALEHQADLLLTDIRMPGMDGLTAIQCLKQKLPDLQCVVITAYQEFEYAKRAIELGVNSFVTKPVLKSEVIEQVLNARDKRKSVLEAKQALESVQKTLNPVLLTPIERSLHYMKEKIDTPFTMTDVAEFMNMNPSYFSRYFKEEMGISFIEYVKQIKVERAKVFLTTSNMRIYEISSTLGYSSVQYFSTLFKSITGVTPQEYKNRKG; encoded by the coding sequence ATGTACAAGTTGATTGTCGCAGATGACGAACGCAGCGTGCTGGACGGGATTGCGGATACCATTCCATGGGAGGAATATGGAATCTGCGTGGCGGCTAAGGCAGAAGACGGTGAACAGATGGTCAAGGCTGCACTGGAACATCAGGCTGACCTTTTATTGACTGATATCCGAATGCCGGGCATGGATGGCCTGACTGCGATTCAATGTCTAAAACAGAAGCTTCCTGACTTACAGTGTGTTGTCATTACGGCTTATCAGGAATTTGAATATGCGAAAAGGGCTATTGAACTGGGGGTAAACAGTTTTGTGACCAAGCCGGTTCTAAAATCTGAAGTGATCGAGCAGGTCTTAAATGCCAGGGATAAACGAAAAAGTGTTCTAGAAGCGAAACAGGCCCTGGAATCTGTGCAGAAAACCTTAAATCCGGTTCTGCTCACCCCCATCGAACGGAGCCTTCATTACATGAAGGAGAAAATAGATACTCCGTTTACCATGACTGATGTTGCTGAATTCATGAATATGAATCCCTCCTATTTCAGCCGCTATTTTAAAGAAGAAATGGGAATTTCATTTATTGAGTATGTAAAACAGATTAAGGTGGAGCGGGCAAAAGTGTTTTTAACCACCTCGAATATGCGAATATATGAGATATCGTCAACCCTGGGATACAGCAGTGTGCAGTATTTTTCAACCTTATTTAAGAGCATTACCGGAGTTACACCTCAGGAATATAAAAACAGAAAGGGATAA
- a CDS encoding nitroreductase family protein has product MLKELVTKCRTFRRFYEAETISMDDLKDLVDLARLTASTANSQALKYRLCNTPEETSKVYPTLSWAGALPDWDGPKEGERPSAYIIILCDLSLGKNKLYDDGIAAQTIMLGAVEKGYGGCMLASVQRNHLAEALSIDTSRYSVDLVLALGKPKEEVVMVPVKANGDTHYYRDENQVHYVPKRALDDIII; this is encoded by the coding sequence ATGTTGAAAGAACTGGTTACCAAATGCCGTACCTTCCGCCGCTTTTATGAGGCAGAAACCATTTCCATGGATGACTTAAAAGATCTGGTTGATTTAGCCCGGCTCACCGCCTCAACAGCCAATTCCCAGGCCCTGAAGTACAGGCTGTGCAACACTCCCGAGGAAACCTCCAAGGTATACCCGACCTTAAGCTGGGCGGGCGCTTTGCCGGACTGGGACGGACCAAAAGAAGGGGAACGCCCTTCTGCCTACATCATCATTTTATGCGACTTGTCCCTTGGGAAAAACAAGCTGTATGATGACGGGATCGCCGCTCAGACCATCATGCTTGGAGCCGTGGAAAAGGGATACGGCGGATGCATGTTGGCCAGTGTCCAGAGAAATCATTTGGCAGAAGCCCTCTCCATTGATACTTCCAGGTATTCCGTAGACTTAGTTCTTGCTCTAGGAAAGCCTAAAGAAGAGGTGGTCATGGTTCCTGTTAAGGCGAATGGGGATACCCACTATTACCGGGATGAGAATCAGGTACATTACGTTCCCAAAAGAGCTCTTGATGATATTATTATTTAG
- a CDS encoding EFR1 family ferrodoxin (N-terminal region resembles flavodoxins. C-terminal ferrodoxin region binds two 4Fe-4S clusters.), with product MEIKKVTSVYFSPTGGTKKVSAFLAEALGFSMEDMDITDYEAGREPEFFSPDELVIFSVPVYVGRVPSAAAEKIRRFHGNSTPAIVMAVYGNRDYEDALLELKDLVSANGFIPAAAISAVAEHSIMRHYAAGRPDETDEGKIKNFGETILKSFHNIETTIEIPDFPVKGNPDYRKSNGVLLKPAAGEACTGCGICSIKCPVHAIPGEAPSETDEETCISCMRCISVCPVGARNLDQSKVSRLSQALAEEFKERKESELFLFQPK from the coding sequence ATGGAGATTAAAAAGGTAACCTCCGTATATTTTAGTCCAACAGGAGGCACGAAAAAGGTCTCCGCCTTTTTGGCAGAAGCCCTTGGATTCAGCATGGAAGATATGGATATCACTGATTATGAGGCAGGAAGAGAACCCGAATTTTTTAGCCCTGATGAATTAGTCATTTTTTCAGTCCCAGTATACGTAGGCCGCGTTCCGTCCGCAGCGGCAGAAAAAATCAGGAGATTCCATGGAAATAGCACTCCTGCCATTGTAATGGCAGTCTATGGAAACCGGGATTATGAGGATGCCCTATTAGAGCTTAAGGATCTGGTATCTGCTAACGGTTTTATTCCCGCAGCAGCCATATCAGCCGTAGCAGAACATTCCATCATGCGCCACTATGCCGCGGGACGGCCGGATGAAACAGATGAAGGAAAGATAAAGAATTTTGGAGAAACCATCCTTAAAAGCTTTCATAACATAGAAACCACCATAGAAATACCAGACTTTCCTGTCAAAGGAAATCCGGATTACCGAAAGTCCAATGGAGTCCTTCTAAAACCGGCAGCAGGAGAGGCATGCACCGGTTGCGGTATTTGCTCCATAAAATGCCCTGTCCACGCCATTCCGGGCGAGGCTCCGTCCGAAACCGACGAAGAAACGTGCATCTCCTGTATGCGCTGCATCTCCGTCTGTCCGGTGGGAGCCAGAAATTTAGACCAGTCAAAGGTATCCAGGCTCTCCCAGGCTCTTGCAGAAGAGTTTAAAGAGAGGAAGGAGAGCGAGCTGTTCCTGTTTCAACCTAAATAA
- a CDS encoding sensor histidine kinase has protein sequence MKKHEYQLKRELHTYFLKVLLMAGVIISVMFMTYYSVRETAVVANEKYWRLAQSVTYADRIMEEIATIGGSIWTSSQIQGIKAANINQRNYLYYRSCMDYLSNMEASANNVYRIRVFDRTTKTLITSRNGVFYDVNEDAAAYYQNYMDNIKNSAWVMDFNEGIVPRESNGELFLYYLSPIYSIVTGEKTGLVCIDVSKDVFSALMKQGESGDGFVIISETVEIPAMRLADNDIEYLKAADNRQSSNFKFYVRHRPFHAVYQQSDYSGWHFYLYYPSTGISFDWGIFVIAVLLLCAILISAYAMIVRISRKRVEEPMEQLLQAMKDFEEGEFGVQVEGGSQDMFDEIFCHFNHMSLRTKELVHELIVERIRLKDGKLKMLQSQIKPHFLYNIFNSMIWMTEQKHYDGLEQMVYATAGYYKTSLNFGNDAINLFDNLNQLKYYAKIQEIRFPDKFQCKIVFDEEILCDSIPNLLLQPLLENAIGHGAAVGKETTLITVNGYRQKGDLVFEIQDNGTGIEPERLKQIQEVLEQTDYQEDEFFALANIAQRIRMSYHGKGSLIIESVFGKGTKVVVRLPEEESGCTS, from the coding sequence GTGAAAAAACATGAATATCAGTTAAAGAGAGAGTTGCATACCTATTTTTTAAAGGTTCTCCTAATGGCCGGGGTTATTATCAGTGTAATGTTTATGACCTATTATTCCGTACGTGAGACGGCAGTTGTAGCAAATGAAAAGTATTGGCGGCTGGCCCAGTCGGTCACTTATGCTGACCGTATCATGGAAGAGATTGCAACCATCGGCGGTTCTATTTGGACCAGCTCGCAGATTCAGGGAATTAAGGCTGCGAATATAAATCAACGGAATTATCTGTATTACCGGTCCTGTATGGATTACCTTTCCAATATGGAAGCCAGTGCTAATAACGTATACCGGATCAGGGTCTTTGACCGGACAACCAAAACATTGATTACTTCCAGAAACGGAGTCTTTTACGATGTAAACGAAGATGCGGCTGCTTATTATCAGAATTATATGGATAATATTAAAAATTCTGCCTGGGTAATGGATTTTAACGAAGGTATTGTTCCGCGGGAAAGCAACGGAGAACTTTTTTTATATTACCTAAGCCCAATATATTCAATTGTTACCGGAGAAAAAACCGGACTTGTGTGTATTGATGTTTCTAAAGACGTATTTTCTGCTTTAATGAAACAAGGAGAGAGCGGAGATGGCTTTGTCATTATCAGTGAGACTGTGGAAATTCCGGCAATGCGTCTTGCGGATAATGATATTGAGTATTTAAAGGCAGCTGATAATCGTCAGAGCTCAAACTTTAAATTTTATGTCCGGCACCGTCCTTTTCATGCTGTATACCAACAGTCTGACTACTCAGGCTGGCATTTTTATCTTTATTATCCGTCAACCGGGATTTCCTTTGACTGGGGTATTTTTGTAATCGCAGTACTGCTGCTCTGTGCCATTTTAATTTCCGCTTATGCCATGATTGTCCGAATCTCCCGAAAGAGGGTAGAAGAACCGATGGAACAGCTTTTACAGGCAATGAAAGATTTTGAGGAGGGGGAATTTGGAGTACAGGTAGAAGGCGGCAGCCAGGATATGTTTGATGAAATCTTTTGCCACTTTAATCATATGTCCCTGCGGACGAAAGAATTGGTCCATGAGCTGATCGTAGAACGGATCCGCTTAAAGGACGGAAAACTGAAGATGCTTCAATCACAGATAAAGCCGCATTTTCTGTATAATATTTTTAACAGCATGATCTGGATGACGGAACAGAAACATTACGATGGATTGGAGCAGATGGTATATGCCACTGCCGGATATTATAAGACCAGTCTGAACTTTGGCAATGACGCAATAAACCTGTTTGATAATCTGAATCAATTAAAGTATTATGCAAAAATTCAGGAAATCCGTTTCCCGGATAAATTTCAATGTAAGATTGTTTTTGACGAAGAAATACTATGCGATTCAATACCCAACCTGTTGCTTCAGCCATTGTTGGAAAATGCCATTGGCCATGGGGCAGCGGTTGGGAAAGAAACGACGCTGATCACGGTAAACGGTTACCGCCAGAAAGGTGATCTTGTCTTTGAGATTCAGGATAATGGAACAGGGATTGAGCCGGAACGGCTGAAACAGATTCAGGAAGTGCTGGAACAGACGGACTATCAGGAAGATGAATTCTTTGCTTTGGCCAATATCGCTCAAAGAATCCGGATGTCTTATCACGGAAAAGGAAGCTTGATAATTGAAAGTGTTTTTGGCAAGGGGACTAAAGTGGTAGTCCGGCTGCCAGAGGAGGAAAGCGGATGTACAAGTTGA